One genomic window of Bradyrhizobium sp. CCGE-LA001 includes the following:
- a CDS encoding molybdopterin guanine dinucleotide-containing S/N-oxide reductase → MDDTIGFPDPGLDLSDGFKPHTSHWGVFSARNGKAGLEVRAYAGDPDPNGIIDNFPGALRHQARIAQPAIRRGWLERGPGPDDRRGRDEFVSVSWDKALDLLGDELIRIRDTSGPGAVFGGSYGWSSAGRFHHAQSQVHRFLNIALGGYVRSVNTYSSGASSVLLPQILCGYEDITKRNVTWEQIAADTEIVLAFGGMALKNSMVAGGSISKHVERGAMAAARKRGCEFVLVSPLRDDLPIEAGAEWMSCIPGTDTALMLGIVHTLVAENLHDQAFLDRYTEGWPVFLRYLTGESDGQPKHADWAAAISGVDADTIRKLARRAAGKRALITVSHSLQRAEHGEQPVWMGLVLAAALGQIGLSGGGYAYSLGAIGYYGRRVNDVPGPTLGQGRNGVADFIPVARIADMLLGPGSTYRYNGETRTYPDIRLVYWAGGNPFHHHQDINRLRKAFAKLDTLVVHELGWTATARHADIVLPATMTLEREDIGYSTNDPLMVAMHRIAEPFGLARDDYDIFADLAERLGAREPFTEGRTSRQWLEHLYEPTRVSLAKRGLEAPGFDEFWQRGSLVVPQQPDDGGRLRRFREDPVDHALPTPSGRIEIFSAKIAGHGDADCPGHPVWLEKTDMPKPEAPCFLVANQPVTRLHSQLDFGGHSLGSKHRGREVARMNPRDADARGIKDGDIIRLFNDRGACLAAVHVTDGIASGVVQLPTGAWYDPMDPEDDAPLCVHGNPNVLTRDIGTSSFAQGCTGQLTSVEVEKFTGNLPPIRAFDPV, encoded by the coding sequence ATGGACGATACGATTGGCTTCCCCGACCCCGGCCTCGACCTGTCCGACGGGTTCAAGCCGCACACCTCGCATTGGGGCGTGTTTTCGGCACGCAATGGCAAGGCCGGACTCGAGGTGAGGGCCTATGCGGGCGATCCCGATCCGAACGGCATCATCGACAATTTCCCCGGCGCATTGCGCCACCAGGCCCGCATTGCCCAGCCGGCGATCCGCCGCGGCTGGCTCGAGCGCGGTCCCGGTCCGGACGATCGTCGTGGCCGTGACGAATTCGTCTCCGTCAGCTGGGACAAGGCGCTCGACCTGCTCGGCGACGAGCTGATCCGCATCCGCGACACAAGCGGCCCCGGTGCTGTCTTCGGCGGCTCCTATGGCTGGTCGAGCGCGGGCCGTTTCCATCATGCCCAGAGCCAGGTGCATCGCTTCCTCAATATCGCCCTGGGCGGCTATGTGCGCTCGGTCAACACTTATTCCTCCGGCGCGTCCTCGGTGCTGCTGCCCCAGATCCTCTGCGGATACGAGGACATCACCAAGCGCAACGTCACCTGGGAGCAGATCGCTGCCGATACCGAGATCGTGCTGGCGTTCGGCGGCATGGCGCTGAAGAACTCGATGGTGGCCGGCGGCTCGATCAGCAAGCATGTCGAGCGCGGCGCCATGGCCGCGGCGCGCAAGCGCGGCTGCGAGTTCGTCCTGGTCAGTCCCCTGCGTGACGATCTGCCGATCGAGGCCGGCGCCGAATGGATGAGTTGCATACCCGGGACCGATACCGCGCTGATGCTCGGCATCGTCCACACGCTGGTCGCTGAGAACCTGCACGATCAGGCCTTCCTCGATCGTTACACGGAGGGTTGGCCCGTGTTCCTGCGCTATCTCACCGGGGAGAGCGACGGGCAACCCAAGCACGCCGACTGGGCCGCCGCGATCTCGGGCGTCGACGCCGACACGATCCGCAAGCTCGCGCGCCGCGCCGCCGGAAAGCGCGCGCTGATCACCGTCTCGCATTCGCTGCAGCGCGCCGAGCATGGCGAGCAGCCGGTGTGGATGGGCCTGGTGCTGGCGGCGGCGCTCGGCCAGATCGGCCTGTCCGGCGGCGGCTATGCCTATTCGCTTGGGGCGATCGGCTATTACGGCCGGCGCGTCAACGACGTGCCGGGGCCGACACTGGGGCAGGGCCGCAACGGCGTTGCCGATTTCATTCCGGTGGCGCGCATCGCCGACATGCTGCTGGGTCCCGGCAGCACCTATCGCTACAACGGCGAGACGCGCACCTATCCGGATATCCGCCTCGTCTACTGGGCCGGCGGCAACCCCTTCCATCACCACCAGGACATCAACCGCCTGCGCAAGGCGTTTGCCAAGCTCGACACGCTGGTCGTGCACGAGCTCGGCTGGACCGCGACGGCCCGGCACGCCGACATCGTGCTGCCCGCGACCATGACGCTGGAGCGCGAGGACATCGGCTATTCCACCAACGATCCGCTGATGGTCGCCATGCACCGGATCGCCGAGCCGTTCGGGCTTGCACGCGACGACTACGATATCTTCGCCGATCTCGCCGAACGCCTCGGTGCGCGCGAGCCCTTCACCGAAGGCCGCACCTCGCGGCAGTGGCTCGAGCATCTCTATGAGCCGACCCGCGTCTCGCTCGCCAAGCGTGGTCTGGAAGCGCCCGGCTTCGACGAGTTCTGGCAGCGCGGCAGCCTCGTCGTGCCGCAGCAGCCCGATGACGGCGGCCGGCTGCGGCGTTTCCGCGAAGATCCGGTCGATCATGCCCTGCCGACGCCGAGTGGCCGCATCGAGATTTTCTCGGCGAAGATCGCGGGCCATGGCGACGCGGATTGTCCGGGCCACCCGGTCTGGCTGGAGAAGACGGACATGCCGAAGCCGGAAGCGCCGTGCTTCCTCGTTGCCAACCAGCCGGTGACGCGTCTGCACAGCCAGCTCGATTTCGGCGGGCATTCGCTCGGCTCGAAGCATCGCGGCCGCGAGGTCGCGCGCATGAATCCGCGTGATGCAGACGCGCGCGGCATCAAGGACGGCGACATCATCCGCCTGTTCAACGATCGCGGCGCCTGCCTTGCCGCCGTCCACGTCACCGACGGCATCGCGAGCGGCGTCGTGCAGCTTCCGACCGGCGCCTGGTACGACCCCATGGACCCCGAGGACGACGCGCCGCTCTGCGTTCACGGCAATCCGAACGTGCTTACCCGCGACATCGGCACCTCGTCCTTTGCACAGGGGTGCACGGGGCAGTTGACGTCAGTGGAGGTCGAGAAGTTCACCGGCAATCTCCCGCCGATCCGGGCGTTCGATCCGGTATAG
- a CDS encoding TonB-dependent receptor: MASEVIVTGAEINARPVTRPGEVLEAVPGLIVTQHSGEGKANQYFLRGYNLDHGTDLAIYVDGVPVNMRTHGHGQGYADLNWLIPETIAAMDVRKGPYFADEGDFASVGSVHIGLIDRTEKGLAQVTAGSFGYRRLLGMDSAQLGDGALLIAGELGTYDGPWVNPDQVRKLNGLVRYSQGTATDGVTVTGMAYANKWNSTDQVPQRAITSGLLDRFGSEDRSDGGNTNRFALSGRIAQSDDLGSWKANAYVVKSQLDLFNNFTYFLSDPVLGDQFHQHDDRLMAGANISRTLNGSFAGLPMQTTFGLQSRYDAIDLALTNTFQRGFLSNIRSDKVGEGSVGVYAENTVRWTDWLRTTAGWRGDYYAADVTSLFNSANSGKVDAALGSPKFRMVLGPFNRTEFFLGAGYGMHSNDARGATTTEDPSDPATRLTPSPLLVRTRGAEIGVRSRIIPGLDTALSVFVLDQDSEILFAGDAGDTEATRASRRYGFEWTNHYRPASWIGIDADLAMTHARFRGYNAAQAEAYAELAGYPEAQIGNAPGNYIPNAPPMVASVGITLGEKTGWFGTVRWRYLASSPLTEDNAFRSAATSIFNGRLGYRIENGWRVQLDVLNLFNTRANQITYAYGSLLKTDTLYGLCTAGAAPAAVCRNGVMDYVLHPVEPLTIRMTVAGAF, from the coding sequence ATGGCGAGCGAGGTGATCGTCACCGGTGCGGAGATCAACGCGCGCCCGGTGACCCGGCCGGGCGAAGTGCTGGAAGCCGTGCCGGGGCTGATCGTGACCCAGCACTCCGGCGAAGGCAAAGCCAACCAATATTTCCTGCGCGGCTATAATCTCGACCACGGCACCGATCTCGCCATCTATGTCGACGGCGTCCCCGTCAACATGCGCACCCACGGGCATGGCCAGGGCTATGCCGATCTGAATTGGCTGATCCCGGAGACCATCGCCGCGATGGATGTGCGCAAGGGGCCGTATTTCGCCGACGAGGGCGACTTCGCCTCCGTCGGCAGTGTCCATATCGGCCTGATCGATCGCACCGAAAAAGGCCTCGCGCAGGTGACCGCCGGCAGCTTCGGCTATCGCCGCCTGCTCGGCATGGATTCGGCGCAGCTCGGTGACGGCGCGCTGCTCATTGCCGGCGAGCTCGGCACCTATGACGGGCCCTGGGTCAATCCGGACCAGGTGCGCAAGCTCAACGGTCTCGTGCGCTACAGCCAGGGCACGGCGACAGACGGCGTCACCGTCACCGGCATGGCCTATGCCAACAAATGGAATTCCACCGACCAGGTGCCGCAGCGCGCGATCACCAGCGGCCTGCTCGACCGTTTCGGATCGGAGGACAGAAGCGACGGCGGCAACACCAACCGCTTCGCGCTCTCGGGACGCATCGCGCAGAGTGACGATCTCGGCTCGTGGAAGGCGAATGCCTATGTCGTGAAGAGCCAGCTCGATCTCTTCAACAACTTCACCTATTTCCTCAGCGATCCCGTGCTCGGCGACCAGTTTCACCAGCACGACGACCGCCTGATGGCGGGCGCCAACATCTCGCGCACGCTCAACGGTTCGTTTGCGGGCCTGCCGATGCAGACCACCTTTGGGCTGCAATCGCGCTATGATGCGATAGACCTCGCGCTCACGAACACGTTCCAGCGCGGCTTCCTGTCCAACATCCGCAGCGACAAGGTCGGCGAAGGTAGCGTCGGCGTCTATGCCGAGAACACCGTGCGCTGGACCGACTGGCTCCGGACGACGGCCGGCTGGCGCGGCGATTACTATGCCGCCGACGTCACCTCGCTGTTCAATTCCGCCAATTCCGGCAAGGTCGATGCAGCGCTCGGCAGTCCGAAATTCAGGATGGTGCTCGGCCCGTTCAATCGGACCGAATTCTTCCTCGGCGCCGGATACGGCATGCATTCCAACGACGCCCGCGGCGCCACCACGACCGAAGATCCGAGCGATCCCGCGACGCGGCTGACGCCGTCGCCGCTGCTGGTGCGCACCAGAGGCGCCGAGATCGGCGTCCGCAGCAGGATCATTCCCGGCCTCGACACCGCGCTCAGCGTGTTCGTCCTCGATCAGGATTCCGAGATCCTGTTTGCTGGCGATGCCGGCGACACCGAGGCAACGCGCGCCAGCCGCCGCTACGGGTTCGAATGGACCAACCACTACAGGCCGGCATCCTGGATCGGCATCGACGCCGATCTCGCAATGACGCATGCGCGCTTTCGCGGTTACAACGCCGCGCAGGCGGAGGCCTATGCCGAGCTCGCCGGCTATCCCGAGGCGCAGATCGGCAACGCACCCGGCAATTACATTCCCAACGCGCCGCCGATGGTGGCATCGGTCGGCATCACGCTCGGCGAGAAGACCGGCTGGTTCGGCACCGTGCGCTGGCGCTATCTCGCCTCCAGCCCGCTGACGGAAGACAATGCGTTCCGCTCGGCCGCGACCAGCATCTTCAACGGGCGCCTCGGCTATCGCATCGAGAATGGCTGGCGCGTTCAGCTCGACGTGCTCAATCTCTTCAACACGCGTGCGAACCAGATCACTTATGCCTATGGCTCGCTGCTCAAGACCGACACGCTGTATGGGCTCTGCACGGCTGGCGCCGCGCCGGCCGCGGTCTGCCGGAACGGCGTCATGGACTACGTGCTCCACCCGGTCGAGCCGCTGACGATCCGCATGACGGTGGCGGGGGCGTTCTGA
- a CDS encoding OsmC family protein — translation MIRKATAVWKGTGRDGTGQLSSESGVLAHTPYSFKTRFENEKGTNPEELIAAAHAGCFTMALAFGLQMAGFTPEELSTEAAVTLEPEGKGFKISKSALTLRAKVPNLDDAGFAKIAGEAEKNCPVSKVLNAAITLDAKLG, via the coding sequence ATGATCCGCAAGGCAACAGCAGTATGGAAGGGGACCGGTCGTGACGGCACGGGCCAGCTCTCCAGCGAATCCGGTGTGCTTGCGCACACGCCCTATTCGTTCAAAACCCGCTTCGAGAACGAGAAGGGGACCAATCCGGAGGAGCTGATCGCCGCGGCCCATGCCGGCTGTTTTACGATGGCGTTGGCCTTCGGCCTTCAGATGGCGGGTTTTACGCCGGAGGAGCTCTCGACGGAGGCCGCCGTCACGCTCGAGCCGGAAGGCAAGGGCTTCAAGATCAGCAAGTCGGCGCTCACCTTGCGCGCGAAAGTGCCGAATCTCGATGATGCGGGCTTTGCGAAGATCGCCGGTGAGGCTGAGAAGAACTGTCCGGTGTCGAAGGTGCTCAACGCCGCCATCACGCTCGACGCCAAGCTGGGCTAG
- a CDS encoding FAD-binding oxidoreductase: MINQPAIPPLAPELIDQFRKIVGARHAITDANDIAPYVTEERNLFHGRSPLVLRPGSTAEVSEICKLASQHRIALVPQGGNTGLVGGQTPHNGEVVVSLRRLDKIREVDTASNTMTCEAGVVLQIAQQKASEVDRLFPLSLGAEGSCTIGGNLSTNAGGTAALAYGVAREMALGLEVVLADGRVLNTLSKLKKDNTGYNLHNLFIGAEGTLGIITAATLKLFPKPRSIETAFVGLKSPAAALKLLTIAQSEAANALTSFELLSEMAVDFSVRHGIDVRDPLDAKHPWYVLMELSSPGEDARTPLETILTRAMEEEIVDDAVIAASLAQRNDFWKLREEMSAAQKPEGGSIKHDISVPIAAVPDFIAEADAAVVKLIPGARPVPFGHLGDGNLHYNVSQPVGADTADYLARWHDVNAVVFEIVLRMGGSISAEHGIGVLKRDELPEVKDKTAIELMRSIKAMLDPHGIMNPGKVL; this comes from the coding sequence ATGATCAATCAGCCTGCCATCCCGCCGCTTGCGCCCGAGCTGATCGACCAATTTCGCAAGATCGTGGGCGCCCGCCACGCCATCACCGATGCCAACGACATCGCGCCTTACGTCACCGAGGAGCGCAATCTGTTCCACGGCCGCTCGCCGCTGGTGCTGCGGCCGGGCTCGACCGCCGAGGTCTCGGAGATCTGCAAGCTCGCTTCGCAGCACAGGATCGCGCTGGTGCCGCAGGGCGGCAACACTGGCCTGGTCGGCGGCCAGACGCCGCACAATGGCGAGGTCGTGGTGTCGCTGCGCCGGCTCGACAAGATCCGCGAGGTCGACACCGCCTCCAACACCATGACCTGTGAGGCCGGCGTGGTGCTGCAGATCGCGCAACAGAAAGCATCGGAGGTCGACCGGCTGTTTCCGCTGTCGCTGGGCGCCGAGGGCAGCTGCACCATCGGCGGCAATCTCTCGACCAATGCCGGCGGCACAGCCGCGCTGGCCTATGGCGTGGCGCGCGAGATGGCGCTGGGGCTGGAAGTGGTGCTCGCCGACGGGCGCGTGCTGAACACGCTCTCGAAGCTGAAGAAGGACAACACCGGCTACAATCTGCACAACCTATTCATCGGCGCGGAAGGCACGCTCGGCATCATCACCGCGGCGACGCTGAAGCTGTTTCCGAAGCCGCGATCGATCGAGACGGCCTTCGTCGGCCTGAAATCGCCGGCGGCGGCGCTCAAGCTGCTGACGATCGCGCAAAGCGAAGCCGCCAACGCGCTGACGAGCTTCGAGCTGCTCTCGGAGATGGCGGTGGACTTCTCGGTCCGCCACGGCATCGACGTGCGCGATCCGCTTGACGCAAAGCATCCCTGGTACGTGCTGATGGAATTGTCTTCGCCCGGCGAGGACGCCCGCACGCCGCTGGAGACGATCCTGACCCGCGCCATGGAGGAGGAGATCGTCGACGACGCCGTGATCGCGGCGAGCCTCGCCCAGCGCAACGATTTCTGGAAGCTGCGCGAGGAGATGTCGGCGGCGCAGAAGCCGGAGGGCGGTTCGATCAAGCACGATATCTCGGTGCCGATCGCCGCCGTGCCTGACTTCATCGCCGAGGCCGATGCCGCCGTGGTGAAGCTGATCCCCGGCGCACGGCCGGTGCCGTTCGGCCATCTCGGCGACGGCAATCTGCACTACAATGTCAGCCAGCCGGTCGGCGCCGACACCGCCGACTATCTGGCGCGCTGGCACGATGTGAACGCGGTGGTGTTCGAGATCGTGCTGCGCATGGGCGGCTCGATCTCGGCC
- a CDS encoding L-threonylcarbamoyladenylate synthase: MKTGLETLILPAGAAADATAARVLAAGGLVAFPTETVYGLGADAANAAAIAHLYAAKGRPAFNPLIAHVADLAAARRIGRFDARALALAEAFWPGPLTLVLPKTDDCPVADLATAGLDTVAIRIPAHPVAQAILRAFGGAVVAPSANISGHVSPTLAAHVESDLSGRIDLIVDGGPVEVGVESTIVGCFETLTLLRPGGLSRERIEAVLGAPLARPPAEAESDDSQPLAPGMLASHYAPRAHVRLNAREVAPGEALLAFGPDRMPGIEAAAAVMNLSPTGDLDEAAANLFGYLRALDAKSPRAIAVMAIPEEGLGEAINDRLRRAAAAR, from the coding sequence GTGAAAACGGGTCTTGAAACGCTGATTTTACCGGCCGGCGCGGCGGCCGATGCCACGGCTGCCCGCGTGCTCGCGGCCGGCGGGCTGGTCGCGTTTCCGACCGAGACGGTCTATGGGCTCGGGGCGGATGCCGCCAATGCCGCCGCGATCGCCCATCTCTACGCCGCCAAGGGGCGGCCGGCGTTCAATCCGCTGATCGCCCATGTCGCCGACCTCGCGGCCGCGCGCCGGATCGGGCGGTTCGATGCGCGCGCCCTAGCGCTTGCGGAAGCCTTCTGGCCGGGGCCGCTGACGCTGGTGCTGCCGAAGACGGACGACTGCCCCGTCGCGGACCTTGCCACCGCCGGCCTCGACACGGTCGCGATCCGCATCCCGGCCCACCCCGTGGCGCAGGCGATCCTGCGTGCCTTCGGCGGAGCCGTGGTGGCGCCATCCGCCAACATCTCCGGTCATGTCTCGCCGACGCTGGCCGCCCATGTCGAAAGTGATCTATCGGGGCGGATCGACCTGATCGTCGATGGCGGGCCGGTCGAGGTCGGCGTCGAATCGACCATTGTCGGCTGCTTCGAGACTTTGACGCTGCTCCGCCCCGGTGGCCTGTCGCGCGAGCGGATCGAGGCCGTGCTCGGCGCGCCGCTGGCGCGGCCGCCGGCGGAAGCCGAGAGCGACGACAGCCAGCCGCTGGCGCCGGGCATGCTGGCCTCGCATTACGCGCCGCGCGCCCATGTGCGGCTCAATGCACGTGAGGTTGCCCCGGGCGAAGCGCTGCTGGCGTTCGGGCCCGATCGCATGCCGGGCATCGAGGCCGCCGCAGCCGTCATGAATCTGTCGCCCACAGGTGATCTCGATGAAGCCGCCGCCAATCTGTTCGGCTATCTTCGCGCCCTCGATGCGAAGAGCCCGCGCGCGATCGCGGTGATGGCCATTCCGGAAGAAGGCCTGGGCGAAGCGATCAATGACCGGCTGCGCCGGGCTGCCGCGGCAAGATGA